Proteins encoded in a region of the Anopheles aquasalis chromosome 2, idAnoAquaMG_Q_19, whole genome shotgun sequence genome:
- the LOC126571928 gene encoding uncharacterized protein LOC126571928 isoform X1 → MNADDIYENLPCHEEALRNGNNGGDRGLVVGSSKIGAHGGTGGPGGEGALMDNGGAGQNKMQNNLALNSKDMLYATPLKKSERPLKVLNNGPATTTTSTTTTTTTTTNGNGCGSAVTPPRSQDQDAKIINAELEDRRIRDFLKDTTQMHKKIELHKTYQSSNFSYLARKEHFADLVQRNVNNNGSGGAGGVVLRPDLAVDEEGALVVDGSDGTTAGNGGKGGAYKSLAGEEEEVKNLDLDTNDSLNELEARCNEKLEMLTNLNRARSTEQRSQEDNEQQQLEQGSIDLLLAGTTDGDRAASEDDVVPKPSAPPLSAVQTAARSKHGKGGGGNNGLGPFGESTDQPIISAHLNREWVLKKIAMCLEQRISKKPVPPVPGEAAASATTPSAGPSSGHGGYFGRGQTGQAATPLDVSQPSGHRSSAGATAAAGGGGDGGLPSLGYLVLGSNGSGKTSICNDIIEGTSGTKGMLNRRLLACYFVNSQNPECHSLSMFIRSIILQILSHSSFVNVSGADGAAMSSAEMSNNLSTTMPTGAASETVVNTSNDCLPEADQQQQRATGSPLPPEQPPMGDMTDDLSEAVDRELEAAIRTEMQINERVAEFCSGRKQKVSRQQSEPVESFSRDREQPSYPYKTHPPSMAKVGGAVGSDDNEHEPDEDGGKPEKTMSPGRPVKVSKIPIAIGSTIRSPKKVSPTRQRSREQEVEGEEEKKEEPEVGKEAAADGARVEEQTILEGGGEAIAERDMIADFSMLDDVGRELDDELDDGSGSVQAKEDECNAATKLEPLRPTKPMETSIPPPLPKSKNCRQIIADGYYEMLLSNPDIFESLTVDSIEKNPDDCFKKAILFPLLELCPPKNALLLLIDSIDENYLQDGNLISTLKGKQATKSRNIAELLANHIHLMPKWLFMVCTAKKQNKNITKLFTGFKKLTLDDLRKSHVVKDVQQYIINRLNTDFRGINLTKDIIESLNQLYIKSNGCLLYLYKVLNGIRENFFTFREIKLIPCTLNGLYLYICQKSFNKKQYNKIRPILNILLVCNSYVDKHFIYNCLRTHNYTLEMDDFERRLELMRNIVEYAPQGGGGGGNGALRIFHNSFCDWLIDVKFSTKKFLCDLNEGHVMVSMYYTVVADQICPNKLRLYLYHLIKTGEYLTSRSVDLDLLLILLETKSNLSDCFYTNLLNCCAMCEDECRHDVNLSVRTRHMLDRFLNGQLNDEFMMFLNDFFKPNLPTDCKVLKLLIETGINNADTQLSCESSALNSPVLSDRSQNIDSELAELLISSEKSCQQELQKSINLHELQDGSSAATVAAAAAGAAAMQGYGGGRGAHVDCSAMASRQRYSGVPSLGGGGDGGSSVLGDSKSDIQNDRIGSGLQCDMFEGEMHKGKALIHILANEGNHTLLERALNACKDPIDLEIEDLNGQTALNIAARNGHQEIVKLLLTYKQPLKDGTGRYRMIDVNHADRDGWTPLRSASWGGHTEVVKLLIETGVCAIDRADKEGRTALRAAAWSGNEDIVKILIEAGANVNSIDKQGRTSLIAASYMGHYDIVEILLENGADVNHTDLDGRNALCVAALCGSSGYSRVISTLLEYGANTDQTDNEGMSPLLVSSFEGNAEICELLLENGADPDMADNMGRTPLWAACTSGHANVVKLLLFWGCGIDCMDSEGRTVLSVAAAQGNLETVRQLLDRGLDETHRDNAGWTPLHYAAFEGYADICVQLLESGAKIDECDNEGKAALHLAAQEGHNGVIEAILNIHRPCIDQRAHDGKTAFRLACLEEHFECIQTLLKYGCDINSKDADSRTTLYILALDNKLKPVKFLLEYSNADVNIPDSEGRTALHVSAWQGHAEMVKLLITLGNANVNAMDLESRTPLHSCAWQGNHEVMQLLLYYGAVPDHACKQGATALGISAQEGHEKCVSYLLKYGANPYKSDHCGRTPIKLAAKSNRNNVLRILENFTKNDLDCGKMAHPQLNLKSPDELPPCNSIHNPSPSSGCYPTNPSLLMPSGSAPPQNASPSTVSNNTTSCSSAQNNNFYENTMHSDTSSLQKRKSVISSQSTGSSNEQVPMSFTQQLQKHSRHHNSKSHHIVQQQHQPHHSNAHQQQSMASGGKFGSKKHSQVLPNVEEYQANIAASNIRMNPNDADLFDLGCMSPLYATPPHSPSSEISSPGQNQPPSSLALLGKQFEEMNISLSNNSTIVNPHDSHFARDTHMRIILGNNQKEGHHQHSGSASGAGGGGGGGKSSKRITTNPAMRLIRNRIDSAAQLIRRTNNMLSSGSNNQGSSSIGVKSGTFQWRKESQM, encoded by the exons ATGAATGCCGATGATATCTACGAGAATTTGCCGTGCCATGAGGAAGCGCTTAGAAATGGTAACAACGGTGGTGACCGTGGGCTCGTCGTAGGATCATCGAAGATCGGTGCAcatggtggcaccggtggtcctggtggtgagGGTGCCCTGATGGacaacggtggtgctggacagAACAAGATGCAGAACAATTTGGCACTGAACAGTAAGGATATGTTGTACGCGACGCCGCTCAAAAAATCCGAACGCCCACTGAAGGTCCTAAACAATGGAccggcgacaacgacaacatcgacgacgacgacgacgacgacgacgacaaatggaaatggttgtGGCAGTGCAGTAACACCGCCTCGATCGCAGGATCAAGATGCAAAGATCATTAATGCGGAACTCGAGGATCGACGGATACGGGACTTCCTGAAGGATACGACGCAGATGCACAAGAAAATTGAACTGCACAAAACGTACCAGAGCTCCAACTTTTCGTACCTCGCGCGCAAAGAACACTTTGCCGATCTGGTGCAGCGGAACGtcaacaacaatggcagtggtggcgccGGTGGCGTTGTGCTGCGACCGGATCTGGCGGTCGATGAGGAGGGCGCGCTGGTGGTTGATGGTAGTGATGGTACCACCGCTGGTAATGGAGGTAAAGGCGGTGCGTATAAATCACTGGccggtgaggaggaggaagttaAGAATCTAGATCTCGACACAAACGATTCACTGAACGAGCTCGAGGCACGGTGCAACGAGAAGCTCGAAATGTTGACCAACCTCAATCGGGCTCGTTCGACGGAGCAGCGATCGCAGGAAGacaacgaacagcagcagctcgaacagGGCTCGATCGATTTGCTTCTAGCTGGTACTACCGATGGTGATCGAGCGGCCAGCGAGGATGACGTCGTTCCGAAACCATCGGCACCGCCACTGTCCGCCGTGCAGACGGCGGCAAGGTCGAAGCACGGCAAGGGTGGTGGCGGCAACAATGGTCTGGGGCCGTTTGGTGAGTccaccgatcaaccgatcatCAGTGCGCACCTGAACCGGGAGTGGGTGCTGAAGAAGATTGCGATGTGTTTGGAGCAAAGGATCTCTAAAAAACCGGTCCCACCGGTTCCAGGGGAAGCCGCTGCCAGTGCTACGACACCTTCCGCAGGACCTTCGTCAGGCCATGGTGGATACTTTGGAAGAGGACAAACGGGACAAGCAGCAACCCCATTGGATGTATCTCAGCCTAGTGGCCATAGGAGTAGCgctggagcaacagcagcagcaggtggtggtggtgacggtggattACCTTCCCTCGGGTATCTCGTGCTCGGTTCGAACGGTTCCGGCAAGACTTCCATCTGCAACGACATCATCGAGGGTACGTCCGGTACGAAGGGAATGCTAAACCGTCGCCTGCTGGCTTGCTACTTTGTGAATTCGCAAAATCCCGAGTGTCACAGCTTGAGCATGTTCATTCGGAGTATCATTCTGCAGATTTTGAGCCATTCTAGTTTCGTGAACGTGAGTGGTGCAGATGGAGCAGCGATGTCGTCAGCGGAGATGTCGAACAATTTGTCCACCACGATGCCGACTGGAGCAGCATCGGAAACGGTGGTCAACACGAGCAACGATTGTCTACCGGAAGCggatcagcaacaacagcgagcgACTGGATCGCCACTACCACCGGAGCAACCTCCGATGGGTGACATGACGGATGATCTGTCCGAAGCCGTCGATCGTGAGCTAGAAGCGGCGATACGCACGGAGATGCAGATCAACGAGCGGGTGGCCGAGTTCTGTTCGggaagaaagcagaaagtatCGCGCCAACAGTCGGAACCGGTCGAGAGTTTTAGCCGTGATCGGGAACAACCGAGCTATCCGTACAAGACGCACCCTCCCTCGATGGCGAAAGTGGGAGGGGCGGTAGgtagcgacgacaacgagcacGAGCCGGATGAGGATGGTGGCAAGCCGGAGAAAACGATGAGCCCGGGAAGGCCAGTCAAGGTGTCGAAGATACCGATAGCGATCGGTAGTACGATCAGGAGTCCGAAGAAGGTTTCACCAACACGCCAACGATCTCGTGAGCAGGAGgtggaaggagaggaagaaaagaaggaagaaccgGAAGTGGGGAAAGAGGCGGCAGCGGATGGTGCCCGGGTGGAGGAGCAGACGATCCTTGAAGGTGGTGGCGAAGCGATCGCAGAACGTGATATGATCGCCGAtttctcgatgctcgatgacgTTGGAAGGGAGTTGGACGATGAGCTGGATGACGGCAGCGGGTCTGTGCAAGCGAAGGAGGACGAGTGCAATGCCGCCACCAAGCTGGAACCGCTGCGGCCGACGAAACCAATGGAAACGAGCAttccgccaccgttgccaaaGTCAAAGAACTGCCGGCAGATCATTGCCGATGGGTACTACGAGATGCTGCTGAGCAATCCCGACATCTTCGAGTCGCTGACGGTGGACAGCATCGAGAAGAATCCGGACGATTGCTTCAAGAAAGCCATTCTGTTCCCGCTGCTGGAGTTGTGTCCACCGAAGaacgcgttgctgctgttgatcgacTCGATTGACGAGAACTACCTGCAGGACGGGAACCTGATCTCAACGCTCAAGGGTAAGCAGGCGACCAAGAGCCGTAACATTGCCGAGCTGCTCGCCAACCACATCCACCTGATGCCGAAGTGGTTGTTTATGGTGTGCACggcgaagaagcagaacaaaAACATTACCAAGCTGTTCACCGGCTTCAAGAAGCTGACGCTCGACGATCTGCGCAAGTCGCACGTGGTCAAGGATGTGCAGCAGTACATCATCAATCGGCTCAACACGGATTTCCGGGGCATCAATCTGACCAAAGACATCATCGAAAGCCTGAACCAGCTGTACATCAAATCGAACGGCTGCCTGCTGTACCTGTACAAGGTGCTGAACGGGATACGGGAAAACTTCTTTACGTTTCGCGAAATCAAGCTGATACCGTGCACGCTGAATGGGCTGTATCTGTACATCTGCCAGAAATCGTTCAACAAGAAACAGTACAACAAGATCCGCCCGATCCTGAACATACTGCTGGTGTGCAATAGCTACGTCGACAAGCATTTCATCTACAACTGTCTCCGCACGCACAACTACACACTGGAGATGGACGACTTTGAGCGGCGGCTCGAGCTAATGCGCAACATTGTAGAGTACGCTCCCcagggtggtggcggcggcggcaatggTGCGCTGCGCATCTTCCACAATTCCTTCTGCGACTGGCTGATCGATGTGAAGTTTAGCACGAAGAAGTTTCTCTGCGATCTGAACGAGGGCCACGTGATGGTGTCGATGTACTACACGGTCGTGGCGGACCAGATCTGTCCGAACAAGCTGCGCCTCTACCTGTACCATCTGATCAAGACGGGTGAATATCTGACGAGCCGAAGTGTCGATCttgatctgctgctgatactgctgGAGACGAAATCGAACCTGAGCGACTGCTTTTACACCAATCTGCTCAACTGTTGCGCGATGTGCGAGGACGAGTGCCGGCACGATGTGAACCTATCGGTGCGCACCCGGCACATGCTCGATCGGTTCTTGAACGGCCAGCTGAACGATGAGTTTATGATGTTTCTGAACGATTTCTTCAAACCGAACCTACCGACGGACTGTAAggtgctgaagctgctgatcGAAACGGGTATCAACAATGCGGACACGCAACTGTCATGTGAATCGTCCGCTCTCAACTCGCCGGTACTGTCCGATCGATCACAAAACATCGACTCCGAGCTGGCCGAGCTGCTGATATCGAGCGAGAAGAGTTGCCAGCAGGAACTGCAGAAGTCGATCAATCTGCACGAGCTGCAGGATGGTAgtagtgctgctactgttgccgctgctgctgccggtgctgctgcgatgcaGGGCTACGGTGGAGGCAGAGGAGCCCATGTGGATTGCTCGGCAATGGCAAGCAGGCAGCGGTACAGTGGCGTACCTTcgcttggcggtggtggtgatggaggtaGCAGCGTGCTTGGTGATTCCAAGTCCGACATTCAGAATGATCGCATCGGCAGTGGATTGCAGTGCGACATGTTCGAGGGTGAGATGCACAAGGGCAAAGCGTTGATACACATTCTCGCCAACGAGGGCAATCATACACTGCTGGAGCGAGCATTGAAC GCGTGTAAGGATCCGATAGATCTGGAGATTGAAGACCTAAATGGACAGACGGCATTGAATATTGCCGCTAGGAATGGACACCAGGAGATCGTCAAGTTGCTGCTTACCTACAAACAACCCCTGAAGGATGGAACTGGGCGGTATCGTATGATTGACGTGAACCATGCTGATCGGGACGGTTGGACGCCGTTAAGGTCGGCGTCATGGGGTGGCCATACGGAGGTGGTGAAACTGCTCATCGAAACCGGTGtctgtgcgatcgatcgtgcggaCAAGGAGGGCCGTACGGCATTGCGTGCGGCCGCCTGGAGTGGCAACGAGGACATCGTTAAGATACTGATCGAGGCCGGTGCCAATGTGAATTCGATCGACAAGCAAGGCCGAACGTCGCTCATTGCCGCCTCGTACATGGGCCACTACGATATCGTAGAGATCCTGCTGGAGAACGGAGCCGACGTTAATCACACGGATCTCGATGGACGGAATGCTTTGTGTGTAGCGGCCCTCTGTGGCAGTTCCGGTTATAGCCGGGTCATTTCGACCTTGCTCGAGTACGGCGCCAACACGGATCAGACGGATAACGAGGGTATGTCCCCGCTGCTGGTCAGTTCGTTCGAGGGAAATGCAGAAATCTGtgagttgctgctggagaacgGAGCTGATCCGGATATGGCGGACAACATGGGCCGTACACCGCTGTGGGCTGCCTGTACGTCGGGGCACGCGAACGTTGTTAAATTGCTGCTCTTCTGGGGCTGCGGAATCGATTGCATGGATTCCGAGGGTCGCACGGTGCTGAGTGTTGCGGCGGCACAGGGAAACCTGGAAACGGTACGCCAGCTGCTCGATCGGGGTCTCGATGAAACGCATCGCGACAATGCGGGATGGACACCGTTACATTACGCGGCATTCGAGGGGTACGCGGACATCTGTGTGCAGTTGCTGGAATCTGGCGCCAAGATCGACGAGTGTGACAATGAGGGAAAGGCGGCCCTTCATCTGGCTGCGCAGGAGGGCCACAATGGGGTAATTGAAGCGATTCTCAACATTCACCGACCGTGCATCGATCAGCGGGCGCACGATGGTAAGACAGCGTTCCGGTTGGCCTGTCTGGAGGAACATTTTGAATGCATCCAGACGCTGCTGAAATACGGTTGTGACATCAATTCCAAGGATGCCGATTCGCGCACAACACTCTACATACTGGCCTTGGACAACAAGCTGAAGCCCGTCAAGTTTCTGCTCGAGTACTCGAACGCGGACGTCAACATTCCCGACAGCGAGGGTCGTACGGCGCTGCACGTGTCGGCCTGGCAGGGCCACGCGGAGATGGTGAAGCTGTTGATAACGTTAG GTAATGCCAATGTGAATGCGATGGATTTGGAATCGAGAACGCCACTGCACTCGTGCGCCTGGCAGGGCAATCATGAGGtcatgcagctgctgctctactACGGTGCCGTACCGGACCATGCGTGCAAGCAAGGGGCCACGGCGCTGGGCATTTCGGCCCAGGAGGGACACGAGAAGTGTGTCAGCTATCTGCTCAAGTACGGTGCCAATCCGTACAAATCGGATCACTGCGGACGAACGCCCATTAAGCTGGCGGCCAAATCGAATCGTAATAATGTGTTGAGAATATTGGAAAATTTCACAAAAA ATGATTTAGATTGCGGTAAGATGGCGCATCCCCAGTTGAACTTGAAGTCTCCCGACGAGCTGCCACCGTGCAACTCGATCCACAATCCATCTCCATCATCCGGCTGCTATCCGACCAATCCGAGTTTGCTGATGCCGTCCGGATCGGCGCCACCACAGAACGCGAGTCCTTCGACGGTTTCCAACAACACGACCAGCTGCTCGTCAGCACAGAATAACAATTTCTACGAAAACACCATGCACTCGGACACGAGCAGTCTGCAGAAGCGTAAGAGCGTCATTTCTAGTCAgtcgaccggcagcagcaatgag CAGGTACCGATGTCGTTTACGCAGCAGTTGCAGAAACATTCGCGTCATCATAACTCGAAATCGCACCacatcgtgcagcagcagcaccaaccgcaccacagcaatgctcatcagcagcaatcgatgGCAAGTGGTGGTAAGtttggaagcaaaaaacatTCCCAGGTATTGCCGAACGTTGAGGAATACCAAGCTAATATCG CAGCATCCAACATCCGCATGAATCCCAACGATGCCGATCTGTTCGATCTGGGTTGTATGTCGCCACtgtacgccacgccaccgcACTCGCCAAGCAGTGAAATCAGTTCACCGGGCCAGAATCAACCACCGTCATCGCTGGCCCTTCTCGGCAAGCAGTTCGAAGAGATGAACATTAGCCTTTCCAACAACAGTACCATCGTGAATCCGCACGATAGCCATTTCGCACGCGACACGCATATGCGCATCATTTTGGGCAACAATCAGAAGGaaggccatcatcagcatagcGGATCGGCgtccggagctggtggtggtggaggaggagg AAAATCTTCGAAACGTATTACAACGAATCCGGCCATGCGCCTGATAAGGAATCGAATTGATTCAGCCGCTCAGTTGATACGCCGTACGAACAACATGCTCTCGAGTGGTAGCAACAACCAGGGCTCATCGAGCATTGGCGTCAAATCGGGTACGTTCCAGTGGCGCAAGGAAAGTCAAATGTAA